Proteins encoded together in one Prionailurus viverrinus isolate Anna chromosome B1, UM_Priviv_1.0, whole genome shotgun sequence window:
- the LOC125163565 gene encoding LOW QUALITY PROTEIN: heterogeneous nuclear ribonucleoprotein A1-like (The sequence of the model RefSeq protein was modified relative to this genomic sequence to represent the inferred CDS: deleted 1 base in 1 codon) yields MSKSESPKEPEQLRKLFIGGLSFETTDESLRSHFEQWGTLPDCVVMRDPNTKRSRGFGFVTYATVEEVDAATNARPHKVDGRVVEPKRAVSREDSQRPGAHLTVKKIFVGGIKEDTEEHHLRDSFEQYGKIEVVEIMTDRGSGKKRGFAFVTFDDPDSVDQIVIQKCRTVNGHNCEVRKALSKQEMAGASSSQRGRSGPGNFGSGRGGGLGGNDNFGRGGNFSGRGGFGGSRGGGGSGDGYNGFGNDGSNFGGGGSYNDFGNYNNQSSHFGPMKGGNFGGRSSGPYGGGGQYFAKPRNQGGCGGPSSSSSYGSGRRF; encoded by the exons ATGTCTAAGTCAGAGTCTCCCAAAGAGCCTGAACAGCTGCGGAAGCTTTTCATTGGAGGTTTGAGCTTTGAAACAACCGATGAGAGTCTGAGGAGCCATTTTGAGCAATGGGGAACGCTTCCGGACTGTGTGGTAATGAGAGATCCAAACACCAAGCGCTCCAGAGGCTTT GGGTTTGTCACCTATGCCACTGTGGAAGAGGTGGATGCAGCCACGAATGCAAGGCCACACAAGGTGGACGGAAGAGTTGTGGAACCAAAGAGGGCTGTCTCGAGAGAAGATTCTCAAAGACCTGGTGCCCACTTAACTGTGAAAAAGATTTTTGTCGGTGGCATTAAAGAAGACACTGAAGAACATCACCTAAGAGATTCATTTGAACAGTATGGGAAAATTGAAGTGGTTGAAATCATGACTGACCGAGGCAGTGGCAAAAAGAGAGGCTTTGCTTTTGTGACCTTTGATGACCCTGACTCTGTAGACCAGATTGTCATTCAAAAATGCCGTACTGTGAACGGCCACAACTGTGAAGTAAGGAAAGCTTTATCTAAGCAAGAGATGGCTGGTGCTTCCTCCAGCCAAAGAGGTCGAAGTGGTCCTGGGAACTTCGGCAGTGGTCGTGGAGGTGGTCTGGGTGGGAATGACAACTTTGGCCGTGGAGGAAACTTCAGTGGGCGAGGTGGCTTTGGCGGCAGTCGAGGTGGTGGTGGGAGCGGGGATGGCTATAACGGATTTGGTAACGATGGAAGCAACTTTGGAGGTGGTGGAAGCTATAATGATTTTGGCAATTACAACAATCAATCTTCACATTTTGGACCCATGAAAGGAGGAAATTTTGGAGGCAGAAGCTCTGGCCCCTATGGTGGTGGAGGCCAATACTTTGCCAAACCACGAAACCAAGGTGGCTGTGGCGGtcccagcagcagcagtagctaTGGCAGTGGCAGAAGGTTTTAA